Genomic segment of Agrobacterium larrymoorei:
AGGCTGATCGTCGCGACGGTTGGGACCGCTGTTCTGGCATTGATAGCCGCAGCACTTGCCCCGCATGCCGCGCCGTTTCTGGCCGCCGTTTTCCTCGTTGGCATCAGTTCGGTTGCCGTTCAGATGATCGTGCCCTTCGCGGCGCATATGACGCCGCATGCCACGCGCGGTCGCGTCGTCGGCAATGTCATGAGCGGGCTGATGGTCGGCATCATGCTGGCGCGGCCGGTTTCCAGCGTACTTTCGGAGTTCGTATCCTGGCGCGGCGTCTTCCTGCTCTCGGCTGCGGTCATGGTCGTGCTTGCCCTGGTCCTTTATCGTCTTCTGCCGCAGCGTATGCCGGATGCGAAGCTGCCTTACCGTTCGCTTCTCGCCTCCATGGGTCATCTTGCCCGCAACACGCCAATTCTCCAGCGTCGCTCTGCCTATCAGGCCGCGATGTTCGGCGCTTTCAGCCTGTTCTGGACGACGACGCCGCTTTATCTCAGCGGTCCTGCCTTCCGGCTGACACAAGGTGAAATCGCGCTCTTTGCATTGGCCGGAGCAGCAGGCGCAATCGCCGCGCCCATTGCGGGGCGGATGGCAGACCGTGGCTGGACATGGGGCGCAACCCTGTTTGCATTGGTGACGGCAGCCGTGTCGTTCCTCATCACGCATATCGCGTCCGAAGGCACGCATCTTTCGCTGGCGCTGCTTGTTTTGGCCGCGATCACGCTGGACTTCGCCGTCACCACCACCCTCGTGCTTGGTCAGCGCGCTATCTTTGCGCTCGGCGCAGAATACCGCAGCCGCCTCAACGGCGTCTTCATGGCCACCTTCTTCATGGGCGGCGCATTGGGATCTGCACTCGGCGGCTGGGCCTATGCGAGCGGCCA
This window contains:
- a CDS encoding MFS transporter, with amino-acid sequence MMTSTVVDAAKPQEETISSAMIFLLASACGLVAANLYYAQPLAGVIGAELGLSSAATGLIVTLTQIGYGLGLLFVVPLGDLVENRRLIVATVGTAVLALIAAALAPHAAPFLAAVFLVGISSVAVQMIVPFAAHMTPHATRGRVVGNVMSGLMVGIMLARPVSSVLSEFVSWRGVFLLSAAVMVVLALVLYRLLPQRMPDAKLPYRSLLASMGHLARNTPILQRRSAYQAAMFGAFSLFWTTTPLYLSGPAFRLTQGEIALFALAGAAGAIAAPIAGRMADRGWTWGATLFALVTAAVSFLITHIASEGTHLSLALLVLAAITLDFAVTTTLVLGQRAIFALGAEYRSRLNGVFMATFFMGGALGSALGGWAYASGQWAAASWLGFALPVMALGFFLTEGRSEKRALKLG